A stretch of DNA from Noviherbaspirillum sedimenti:
ACGCCGACTGCACGTGCATGATGGCGCGCTGGATCACGCGCTGGAAACCGAGGGTCGGCTGGGTATCGACTTCGCTGGTGCCCGGCACCGTCGGCGTGTTGTCGCTGATGAAGTTGGTCAGCGTTTTGCGCAGGTCGTCGATGTTGACGGCGCAGGCGCGCAATACTTCGGCTGCCGACGGATTGTCCAGCAACGCAAGCAACAGGTGCTCGACAGTGATGAACTCATGCCGGGCCTGGCGCGCCTCCACGAAGGCCATATGCAAACTAACTTCAAGTTCTTGCGCAATCATGCTTCCTCCATCACGCACTGCAAGGGATGCCCTGCTTTCCTGGCGTGGGTTAATACCAACTCGACTTTTGTGCACGCGATATCCTTGGGATACACGCCGCACATTCCTCTTCCATCGCGGTGCACCTTGAGCATAATTTGCGTGGCAGTCTCACGGTCCTTGCTGAAAAATTCCTGGATGATCGCCACCACGAACTCCATCGGGGTGTAATCATCATTTAACAATAACACCTGGTACATGGGAGGGGGCTTGAGCTTTTGCTCCTGCCGCGCCAGTACCGTACTGTTGTCATGCTTAGTTGCCATGCGTCTATTCTAATGCTTTCACTTAGGTACGCAACGCCCGAAAATAATTCACACTACAATTTTTAACGATATTACGCCCTTTCTTGATAGTGCGCAGATGGCACCTGCCTAGCGTAAAACAAGTGGAAATTGTTGCGATCACGCATAAATCGACAAATTCCCTTGCCGATAGGCCTTGACTTTATCTTTTTTTCCTAGAACAATGAACAATATTGGCAAGGGTGAAAGTTGCGCGCTTGTTAATAAGAAGTGAGCAGGTTTGGAGAGGGCAGCTCTGCGCGAGCCTTCTTGCTTTTACGGCTCGTGTGATTAGTTCAATTTGAAAGAAGCTTTTATGGCAACAGGTACTGTCAAGTGGTTTAACGATTCCAAAGGTTTCGGCTTTATCACTCCGGATGATGGCGGCGAAGATCTGTTCGCACACTTTTCCGCAATCCAGATGAATGGCTTCAAGACCCTCAAAGAAGGTCAAAAAGTCCAGTTCGAAGTCACGCAAGGCCCCAAAGGCAAGCAAGCTTCCAATATTCAAGCGCCCTGATTACAGTCAGTTTGCTGAATGAAAAGCCCCGCTACCGCGGGGCTTTTTTTATTGCCGGCCAGGCTGCACGCATGGCGCAGACCTGGCGCAGCAGGTGCATCAATTAAAAAAGCCGGACCAGGTCCGGCTTTTGATGCATCTGCAGGCGCAGATTACATGTGTTCGATCAGGACATCGCCGAAGCCCGAGCACGACACCTGGGTAGCGCCTTCCATCAGACGGGCAAAGTCGTAGGTGACCTTTTTCGAATTGATCGATTT
This window harbors:
- the clpS gene encoding ATP-dependent Clp protease adapter ClpS, whose product is MATKHDNSTVLARQEQKLKPPPMYQVLLLNDDYTPMEFVVAIIQEFFSKDRETATQIMLKVHRDGRGMCGVYPKDIACTKVELVLTHARKAGHPLQCVMEEA
- the cspE gene encoding transcription antiterminator/RNA stability regulator CspE — encoded protein: MATGTVKWFNDSKGFGFITPDDGGEDLFAHFSAIQMNGFKTLKEGQKVQFEVTQGPKGKQASNIQAP